In the Neofelis nebulosa isolate mNeoNeb1 chromosome 11, mNeoNeb1.pri, whole genome shotgun sequence genome, one interval contains:
- the ANHX gene encoding anomalous homeobox protein isoform X4 has protein sequence MMTVVLFAEGPTQRGMQSFLKLLRESGGAGPPLAELVTLAGRLCRDLQDDPAQVQPLVTAVLDSQLRLHLLDNADVAFVCARVLAQQEQHQAACRVLEGCRVPGGSQELVQLWNDIHYHLVMKRLGVAVLTPVQKFRCRKRNPPPLSLCPDGLKSRNFPREVRRKLHDFASSVSTNPSKAERENLALETSLTVEQVYNWFANYRRRQRALLQRLEPAPEDTVEDPSVRERGPDRPQPSDHPHLGSGCVDRPQWPAGQEESGPAQSRETAQGPWESLALAPDFSGDETMPKPLPPRSLQGGEMYQEGPGHDPVTLPAICPGPGVCPLAAGSDMLDPSLAAPESWLMSLALASSREVSFQTGHLVHGPGLDFMMRPADAAVAVSVTALGEPSSTETYVCLSKFTNKAGVGQSLANFTLGRGELVFTPGPAHVRGDVL, from the exons ATGATGACTGTTGTGTTGTTCGCAGAGGGGCCGACCCAACGTGGGATGCAGAGCTTCCTGAAGCTGCTGAGGGAGAGTGGGGGCGCTGGGCCACCCCTGGCGGAGCTGGTGACTCTTGCAGGCAGGCTGTGCCGAGACCTCCAGGATGACCCCGCCCAGGTGCAGCCCTTGGTCACAGCCGTGTTGGACAGTCAGCTCCGCCTGCACCTCTTGGACAATGCGGACGTGGCCTTCGTGTGTGCCCGGGTGCTGGCCCAGCAAGAGCAGCACCAGGCTGCCTGCCGGGTGCTGGAG GGTTGCCGTGTGCCCGGAGGCAGCCAGGAGCTGGTCCAGCTCTGGAACGACATTCACTACCATCTGGTCATGAAGCGGCTGGGCGTGGCTGTGCTAACCCCAGTGCAGAAGTTCCGCTGCAGAAAGAG AAAcccaccacccctctccctctgccctgatGGCCTGAAGAGCCGAAACTTTCCCAGAGAGGTTCGCCGGAAGCTGCACGACTTTGCCTCGAGCGTGAGCACCAACCCCAGCAAGGCCGAGCGG GAGAACCTGGCCTTGGAGACGAGCCTGACCGTAGAGCAAGTGTACAACTGGTTTGCCAATTACCGGCGGCGCCAGAGGGCCCTTCTCCAGCGCCTGGAGCCAGCGCCGGAGGACACAGTAGAGGACCCCAGTGTGAGGGAGAGGGGTCCGGACCGCCCCCAGCCCTCAGACCACCCCCACCTTGGCTCTGGGTGTGTGGACAGGCCTCAGTGGCCAG CAGGACAGGAGGAAAGTGGGCCTGCACAATCCAGAGAGACCGCCCAAGGGCCATGGGAGTCGCTGGCCCTGGCCCCGGACTTTTCTGGAGATGAGACTATGCCAAAGCCATTGCCTCCCAG GTCTCTGCAGGGTGGTGAGATGTACCAGGAGGGGCCTGGCCATGATCCTGTCACTCTTCCTGCCATCTGCCCAGGCCCTGGCGTCTGTCCTCTGGCTGCTGGCAGTGACATGCTAGACCCTTCTCTGGCTGCCCCTGAGTCATGGCTGATGTCTCTTGCACTGGCGTCCTCCAGGGAAGTTTCCTTCCAGACCGGGCATCTGGTTCACGGGCCTGGGTTGGACTTCATGATGCGCCCTGCAGATGCAGCTGTGGCTGTGTCCGTTACTGCTCTGGGTGAGCCCAGCTCCACAG AGACCTACGTTTGCCTGTCCAAATTTACCAACAAGGCTGGAGTGGGGCAGTCACTGGCCAACTTCACACTGGGACGAGGGGAGCTGGTCTTCACACCAGGTCCAGCACATGTGAGGGGTGATGTTCTCTAG
- the ANHX gene encoding anomalous homeobox protein isoform X1, translating to MMTVVLFAEGPTQRGMQSFLKLLRESGGAGPPLAELVTLAGRLCRDLQDDPAQVQPLVTAVLDSQLRLHLLDNADVAFVCARVLAQQEQHQAACRVLEGCRVPGGSQELVQLWNDIHYHLVMKRLGVAVLTPVQKFRCRKRNPPPLSLCPDGLKSRNFPREVRRKLHDFASSVSTNPSKAERENLALETSLTVEQVYNWFANYRRRQRALLQRLEPAPEDTVEDPSVRERGPDRPQPSDHPHLGSGCVDRPQWPAGQEESGPAQSRETAQGPWESLALAPDFSGDETMPKPLPPRSLQGGEMYQEGPGHDPVTLPAICPGPGVCPLAAGSDMLDPSLAAPESWLMSLALASSREVSFQTGHLVHGPGLDFMMRPADAAVAVSVTALGEPSSTGFADPPVGNPQSMYLEEGPGTGGGQEEQQAGGFQVTQPPPQPPEFILTQSPLELAPGPSFSSPMSALDLSQPLPSSQVQWPDGQASSDAFWGARMLLELSGGSLG from the exons ATGATGACTGTTGTGTTGTTCGCAGAGGGGCCGACCCAACGTGGGATGCAGAGCTTCCTGAAGCTGCTGAGGGAGAGTGGGGGCGCTGGGCCACCCCTGGCGGAGCTGGTGACTCTTGCAGGCAGGCTGTGCCGAGACCTCCAGGATGACCCCGCCCAGGTGCAGCCCTTGGTCACAGCCGTGTTGGACAGTCAGCTCCGCCTGCACCTCTTGGACAATGCGGACGTGGCCTTCGTGTGTGCCCGGGTGCTGGCCCAGCAAGAGCAGCACCAGGCTGCCTGCCGGGTGCTGGAG GGTTGCCGTGTGCCCGGAGGCAGCCAGGAGCTGGTCCAGCTCTGGAACGACATTCACTACCATCTGGTCATGAAGCGGCTGGGCGTGGCTGTGCTAACCCCAGTGCAGAAGTTCCGCTGCAGAAAGAG AAAcccaccacccctctccctctgccctgatGGCCTGAAGAGCCGAAACTTTCCCAGAGAGGTTCGCCGGAAGCTGCACGACTTTGCCTCGAGCGTGAGCACCAACCCCAGCAAGGCCGAGCGG GAGAACCTGGCCTTGGAGACGAGCCTGACCGTAGAGCAAGTGTACAACTGGTTTGCCAATTACCGGCGGCGCCAGAGGGCCCTTCTCCAGCGCCTGGAGCCAGCGCCGGAGGACACAGTAGAGGACCCCAGTGTGAGGGAGAGGGGTCCGGACCGCCCCCAGCCCTCAGACCACCCCCACCTTGGCTCTGGGTGTGTGGACAGGCCTCAGTGGCCAG CAGGACAGGAGGAAAGTGGGCCTGCACAATCCAGAGAGACCGCCCAAGGGCCATGGGAGTCGCTGGCCCTGGCCCCGGACTTTTCTGGAGATGAGACTATGCCAAAGCCATTGCCTCCCAG GTCTCTGCAGGGTGGTGAGATGTACCAGGAGGGGCCTGGCCATGATCCTGTCACTCTTCCTGCCATCTGCCCAGGCCCTGGCGTCTGTCCTCTGGCTGCTGGCAGTGACATGCTAGACCCTTCTCTGGCTGCCCCTGAGTCATGGCTGATGTCTCTTGCACTGGCGTCCTCCAGGGAAGTTTCCTTCCAGACCGGGCATCTGGTTCACGGGCCTGGGTTGGACTTCATGATGCGCCCTGCAGATGCAGCTGTGGCTGTGTCCGTTACTGCTCTGGGTGAGCCCAGCTCCACAG GATTCGCTGACCCACCTGTTGGCAATCCGCAGAGCATGTACTTGGAGGAAGGTCCGGGCACTGGCGGTGGTCAAGAAGAACAACAGGCTGGCGGCTTCCAGGTGACACAGCCCCCGCCACAGCCTCCTGAGTTCATCCTGACCCAGAG CCCCCTGGAGTTGGCTCCGGGCCCCTCTTTCTCCAGCCCTATGTCTGCTCTGGACCTGAGCCAGCCCTTGCCCTCCAGCCAG GTGCAGTGGCCCGATGGCCAGGCCTCTAGCGATGCCTTCTGGGGAGCCCGGATGCTCCTTGAGCTTTCAGGGGGCAGCCTGGGTTGA
- the ANHX gene encoding anomalous homeobox protein isoform X5, giving the protein MMTVVLFAEGPTQRGMQSFLKLLRESGGAGPPLAELVTLAGRLCRDLQDDPAQVQPLVTAVLDSQLRLHLLDNADVAFVCARVLAQQEQHQAACRVLEGCRVPGGSQELVQLWNDIHYHLVMKRLGVAVLTPVQKFRCRKRNPPPLSLCPDGLKSRNFPREVRRKLHDFASSVSTNPSKAERENLALETSLTVEQVYNWFANYRRRQRALLQRLEPAPEDTVEDPSVRERGPDRPQPSDHPHLGSGCVDRPQWPAGQEESGPAQSRETAQGPWESLALAPDFSGDETMPKPLPPRSLQGGEMYQEGPGHDPVTLPAICPGPGVCPLAAGSDMLDPSLAAPESWLMSLALASSREVSFQTGHLVHGPGLDFMMRPADAAVAVSVTALGEPSSTEHVLGGRSGHWRWSRRTTGWRLPGDTAPATAS; this is encoded by the exons ATGATGACTGTTGTGTTGTTCGCAGAGGGGCCGACCCAACGTGGGATGCAGAGCTTCCTGAAGCTGCTGAGGGAGAGTGGGGGCGCTGGGCCACCCCTGGCGGAGCTGGTGACTCTTGCAGGCAGGCTGTGCCGAGACCTCCAGGATGACCCCGCCCAGGTGCAGCCCTTGGTCACAGCCGTGTTGGACAGTCAGCTCCGCCTGCACCTCTTGGACAATGCGGACGTGGCCTTCGTGTGTGCCCGGGTGCTGGCCCAGCAAGAGCAGCACCAGGCTGCCTGCCGGGTGCTGGAG GGTTGCCGTGTGCCCGGAGGCAGCCAGGAGCTGGTCCAGCTCTGGAACGACATTCACTACCATCTGGTCATGAAGCGGCTGGGCGTGGCTGTGCTAACCCCAGTGCAGAAGTTCCGCTGCAGAAAGAG AAAcccaccacccctctccctctgccctgatGGCCTGAAGAGCCGAAACTTTCCCAGAGAGGTTCGCCGGAAGCTGCACGACTTTGCCTCGAGCGTGAGCACCAACCCCAGCAAGGCCGAGCGG GAGAACCTGGCCTTGGAGACGAGCCTGACCGTAGAGCAAGTGTACAACTGGTTTGCCAATTACCGGCGGCGCCAGAGGGCCCTTCTCCAGCGCCTGGAGCCAGCGCCGGAGGACACAGTAGAGGACCCCAGTGTGAGGGAGAGGGGTCCGGACCGCCCCCAGCCCTCAGACCACCCCCACCTTGGCTCTGGGTGTGTGGACAGGCCTCAGTGGCCAG CAGGACAGGAGGAAAGTGGGCCTGCACAATCCAGAGAGACCGCCCAAGGGCCATGGGAGTCGCTGGCCCTGGCCCCGGACTTTTCTGGAGATGAGACTATGCCAAAGCCATTGCCTCCCAG GTCTCTGCAGGGTGGTGAGATGTACCAGGAGGGGCCTGGCCATGATCCTGTCACTCTTCCTGCCATCTGCCCAGGCCCTGGCGTCTGTCCTCTGGCTGCTGGCAGTGACATGCTAGACCCTTCTCTGGCTGCCCCTGAGTCATGGCTGATGTCTCTTGCACTGGCGTCCTCCAGGGAAGTTTCCTTCCAGACCGGGCATCTGGTTCACGGGCCTGGGTTGGACTTCATGATGCGCCCTGCAGATGCAGCTGTGGCTGTGTCCGTTACTGCTCTGGGTGAGCCCAGCTCCACAG AGCATGTACTTGGAGGAAGGTCCGGGCACTGGCGGTGGTCAAGAAGAACAACAGGCTGGCGGCTTCCAGGTGACACAGCCCCCGCCACAGCCTCCTGA
- the ANHX gene encoding anomalous homeobox protein isoform X2 — translation MMTVVLFAEGPTQRGMQSFLKLLRESGGAGPPLAELVTLAGRLCRDLQDDPAQVQPLVTAVLDSQLRLHLLDNADVAFVCARVLAQQEQHQAACRVLEGCRVPGGSQELVQLWNDIHYHLVMKRLGVAVLTPVQKFRCRKRNPPPLSLCPDGLKSRNFPREVRRKLHDFASSVSTNPSKAERENLALETSLTVEQVYNWFANYRRRQRALLQRLEPAPEDTVEDPSVRERGPDRPQPSDHPHLGSGCVDRPQWPGQEESGPAQSRETAQGPWESLALAPDFSGDETMPKPLPPRSLQGGEMYQEGPGHDPVTLPAICPGPGVCPLAAGSDMLDPSLAAPESWLMSLALASSREVSFQTGHLVHGPGLDFMMRPADAAVAVSVTALGEPSSTGFADPPVGNPQSMYLEEGPGTGGGQEEQQAGGFQVTQPPPQPPEFILTQSPLELAPGPSFSSPMSALDLSQPLPSSQVQWPDGQASSDAFWGARMLLELSGGSLG, via the exons ATGATGACTGTTGTGTTGTTCGCAGAGGGGCCGACCCAACGTGGGATGCAGAGCTTCCTGAAGCTGCTGAGGGAGAGTGGGGGCGCTGGGCCACCCCTGGCGGAGCTGGTGACTCTTGCAGGCAGGCTGTGCCGAGACCTCCAGGATGACCCCGCCCAGGTGCAGCCCTTGGTCACAGCCGTGTTGGACAGTCAGCTCCGCCTGCACCTCTTGGACAATGCGGACGTGGCCTTCGTGTGTGCCCGGGTGCTGGCCCAGCAAGAGCAGCACCAGGCTGCCTGCCGGGTGCTGGAG GGTTGCCGTGTGCCCGGAGGCAGCCAGGAGCTGGTCCAGCTCTGGAACGACATTCACTACCATCTGGTCATGAAGCGGCTGGGCGTGGCTGTGCTAACCCCAGTGCAGAAGTTCCGCTGCAGAAAGAG AAAcccaccacccctctccctctgccctgatGGCCTGAAGAGCCGAAACTTTCCCAGAGAGGTTCGCCGGAAGCTGCACGACTTTGCCTCGAGCGTGAGCACCAACCCCAGCAAGGCCGAGCGG GAGAACCTGGCCTTGGAGACGAGCCTGACCGTAGAGCAAGTGTACAACTGGTTTGCCAATTACCGGCGGCGCCAGAGGGCCCTTCTCCAGCGCCTGGAGCCAGCGCCGGAGGACACAGTAGAGGACCCCAGTGTGAGGGAGAGGGGTCCGGACCGCCCCCAGCCCTCAGACCACCCCCACCTTGGCTCTGGGTGTGTGGACAGGCCTCAGTGGCCAG GACAGGAGGAAAGTGGGCCTGCACAATCCAGAGAGACCGCCCAAGGGCCATGGGAGTCGCTGGCCCTGGCCCCGGACTTTTCTGGAGATGAGACTATGCCAAAGCCATTGCCTCCCAG GTCTCTGCAGGGTGGTGAGATGTACCAGGAGGGGCCTGGCCATGATCCTGTCACTCTTCCTGCCATCTGCCCAGGCCCTGGCGTCTGTCCTCTGGCTGCTGGCAGTGACATGCTAGACCCTTCTCTGGCTGCCCCTGAGTCATGGCTGATGTCTCTTGCACTGGCGTCCTCCAGGGAAGTTTCCTTCCAGACCGGGCATCTGGTTCACGGGCCTGGGTTGGACTTCATGATGCGCCCTGCAGATGCAGCTGTGGCTGTGTCCGTTACTGCTCTGGGTGAGCCCAGCTCCACAG GATTCGCTGACCCACCTGTTGGCAATCCGCAGAGCATGTACTTGGAGGAAGGTCCGGGCACTGGCGGTGGTCAAGAAGAACAACAGGCTGGCGGCTTCCAGGTGACACAGCCCCCGCCACAGCCTCCTGAGTTCATCCTGACCCAGAG CCCCCTGGAGTTGGCTCCGGGCCCCTCTTTCTCCAGCCCTATGTCTGCTCTGGACCTGAGCCAGCCCTTGCCCTCCAGCCAG GTGCAGTGGCCCGATGGCCAGGCCTCTAGCGATGCCTTCTGGGGAGCCCGGATGCTCCTTGAGCTTTCAGGGGGCAGCCTGGGTTGA
- the ANHX gene encoding anomalous homeobox protein isoform X3 gives MMTVVLFAEGPTQRGMQSFLKLLRESGGAGPPLAELVTLAGRLCRDLQDDPAQVQPLVTAVLDSQLRLHLLDNADVAFVCARVLAQQEQHQAACRVLEGCRVPGGSQELVQLWNDIHYHLVMKRLGVAVLTPVQKFRCRKRNPPPLSLCPDGLKSRNFPREVRRKLHDFASSVSTNPSKAERENLALETSLTVEQVYNWFANYRRRQRALLQRLEPAPEDTVEDPSVRERGPDRPQPSDHPHLGSGCVDRPQWPAGQEESGPAQSRETAQGPWESLALAPDFSGDETMPKPLPPRSLQGGEMYQEGPGHDPVTLPAICPGPGVCPLAAGSDMLDPSLAAPESWLMSLALASSREVSFQTGHLVHGPGLDFMMRPADAAVAVSVTALGEPSSTAFRVFPLKTYGWSPPSCFHPSDVSLDLVWGHHPECSSHCLLGFASVFPELQRPTFACPNLPTRLEWGSHWPTSHWDEGSWSSHQVQHM, from the exons ATGATGACTGTTGTGTTGTTCGCAGAGGGGCCGACCCAACGTGGGATGCAGAGCTTCCTGAAGCTGCTGAGGGAGAGTGGGGGCGCTGGGCCACCCCTGGCGGAGCTGGTGACTCTTGCAGGCAGGCTGTGCCGAGACCTCCAGGATGACCCCGCCCAGGTGCAGCCCTTGGTCACAGCCGTGTTGGACAGTCAGCTCCGCCTGCACCTCTTGGACAATGCGGACGTGGCCTTCGTGTGTGCCCGGGTGCTGGCCCAGCAAGAGCAGCACCAGGCTGCCTGCCGGGTGCTGGAG GGTTGCCGTGTGCCCGGAGGCAGCCAGGAGCTGGTCCAGCTCTGGAACGACATTCACTACCATCTGGTCATGAAGCGGCTGGGCGTGGCTGTGCTAACCCCAGTGCAGAAGTTCCGCTGCAGAAAGAG AAAcccaccacccctctccctctgccctgatGGCCTGAAGAGCCGAAACTTTCCCAGAGAGGTTCGCCGGAAGCTGCACGACTTTGCCTCGAGCGTGAGCACCAACCCCAGCAAGGCCGAGCGG GAGAACCTGGCCTTGGAGACGAGCCTGACCGTAGAGCAAGTGTACAACTGGTTTGCCAATTACCGGCGGCGCCAGAGGGCCCTTCTCCAGCGCCTGGAGCCAGCGCCGGAGGACACAGTAGAGGACCCCAGTGTGAGGGAGAGGGGTCCGGACCGCCCCCAGCCCTCAGACCACCCCCACCTTGGCTCTGGGTGTGTGGACAGGCCTCAGTGGCCAG CAGGACAGGAGGAAAGTGGGCCTGCACAATCCAGAGAGACCGCCCAAGGGCCATGGGAGTCGCTGGCCCTGGCCCCGGACTTTTCTGGAGATGAGACTATGCCAAAGCCATTGCCTCCCAG GTCTCTGCAGGGTGGTGAGATGTACCAGGAGGGGCCTGGCCATGATCCTGTCACTCTTCCTGCCATCTGCCCAGGCCCTGGCGTCTGTCCTCTGGCTGCTGGCAGTGACATGCTAGACCCTTCTCTGGCTGCCCCTGAGTCATGGCTGATGTCTCTTGCACTGGCGTCCTCCAGGGAAGTTTCCTTCCAGACCGGGCATCTGGTTCACGGGCCTGGGTTGGACTTCATGATGCGCCCTGCAGATGCAGCTGTGGCTGTGTCCGTTACTGCTCTGGGTGAGCCCAGCTCCACAG CTTTCCGAGTGTTTCCTCTGAAGACTTATGGCTGGAGCCCTCCTTCCTGTTTCCATCCCAGTGACGTTTCCCTAGACCTGGTGTGGGGTCACCATCCCGAGTGCTCCTCTCATTGTCTCCTTGGGTTTGCATCGGTGTTTCCTGAATTGCAg AGACCTACGTTTGCCTGTCCAAATTTACCAACAAGGCTGGAGTGGGGCAGTCACTGGCCAACTTCACACTGGGACGAGGGGAGCTGGTCTTCACACCAGGTCCAGCACATGTGA